From the genome of Myripristis murdjan chromosome 22, fMyrMur1.1, whole genome shotgun sequence, one region includes:
- the htr1d gene encoding 5-hydroxytryptamine receptor 1D, producing MEFDNSSLELYYTINTTEIPETITTTPWDEATLLGLQISLSSVLAVVTLATVLSNAFVIATIFLTRKLHTPANFLIGSLAVTDLLVSILVMPISIVYTVSKTWSLGQIVCDIWLSSDITFCTASILHLCVIALDRYWAITDALEYSKRRTMRRAAIMVGVVWVISISISMPPLFWRQAKAHEELTECMVNTDQISYTLYSTFGAFYVPTVLLIILYGRIYVAARSRIFKTPASSGKRFTTAQLIQTSAGSSLCSLNSASNQEAHLHSGTRSAGGGGGGSPLFMNSVKVKLADSVLERKRLCAARERKATKTLGIILGAFIVCWLPFFVGTLVMAICKECWFDPVLFDVFTWLGYLNSLINPIIYTAFNDEFKQAFQKLIKFKRCS from the coding sequence ATGGAATTTGATAACAGCTCACTGGAGCTCTACTACACCATCAACACCACAGAGATCCCTGAGACCATCACCACCACACCCTGGGATGAGGCCACGCTACTGGGTCTCCAGATCTCCCTATCATCCGTTTTGGCTGTTGTCACGCTGGCTACTGTGCTGTCCAACGCCTTTGTCATCGCCACCATCTTTCTGACCAGGAAGCTCCACACACCTGCCAACTTCCTGATCGGCTCGCTGGCTGTCACAGACCTGCTGGTGTCCATCTTAGTCATGCCCATAAGTATCGTCTACACTGTAAGCAAGACCTGGTCGCTGGGGCAGATTGTTTGTGACATCTGGCTGTCATCCGACATCACTTTCTGCACGGCCTCCATCTTGCACCTCTGTGTGATCGCGTTAGACCGCTACTGGGCCATCACGGATGCGCTGGAGTACTCCAAACGTCGCACTATGCGTCGGGCAGCGATCATGGTCGGGGTGGTGTGGGTGATCTCCATATCGATCTCCATGCCTCCACTTTTCTGGCGGCAGGCCAAAGCCCACGAGGAGCTGACAGAGTGCATGGTGAACACGGATCAGATTTCCTATACCCTCTATTCCACCTTTGGCGCCTTCTATGTCccaacagtcctcctcatcatcctctatGGACGAATCTATGTTGCTGCTCGTTCCCGCATCTTCAAAACGCCAGCGTCCTCTGGGAAGCGCTTCACCACAGCACAGCTCATCCAGACCTCTGCaggctcctctctctgttctctcaaCTCTGCCTCCAACCAGGAAGCACACCTACACTCTGGCACGAGGAgcgctggaggaggagggggaggctcGCCGCTATTCATGAATAGTGTGAAAGTGAAGCTGGCAGACAGCGTGCTGGAGAGGAAACGACTGTGTGCCGCACGGGAGAGGAAAGCAACCAAGACACTGGGCATCATCCTGGGTGCATTCATTGTCTGTTGGCTCCCATTCTTCGTGGGCACACTTGTGATGGCCATATGTAAAGAGTGTTGGTTTGATCCAGTGCTTTTTGATGTTTTCACCTGGCTAGGATACCTTAACTCCCTCATCAACCCTATTATCTACACCGCATTCAATGATGAGTTCAAACAGGCTTTCCAAAAACTCATTAAATTCAAAAGGTGCTCCTAA